TCCGGTTCCGTGAGGGGGGCTGGAATGTGAGTTCCGCCTCTACTCGACCGAGAAGGACCCGAGAAGAAATACCTTATATTGCGGAAAATAACCTCGCCATTATTCCCTGGGTTAAGGCTTAGGGGAAGATTAAAGCGTCGTTTTCATCGAATTCGATAAAAGGATTCCAGGCCACCTCCCACAAATAGCCGTCAGGATCGGCAAAATAACCGCTGTAGCCGCCCCAAAATACCATTTGGGCTGGTTTGACCAGTGTAGCACCGGCCTGTACGGCCCGGGCCAAAACCTGGTCCACTTCTTCCTGGTTCTTGGTGTTATGGGCCAGGGTGATGCCGGTGAAGCCTGAACCGGCCGAAGGCACGGTGGCGTCTTCGGCCAGCAGGTCGCGGGGATATAAGGCCAAGCCGACGCCGCCTGCGTCAAAAAAGACAATCTGATTTTGGCTGGCTTTAGACGGTTGCCAACCTAACCCGTCACGGTAAAATTGACTGGCGGCAGCCAGATCTTTTACGCCCAGGGTAATTAACGTTAGTTTTTGTCGCATCTGAGATCCTCCTTGCGTTTTTATGAGATAGTCAGTCTGTACAGATGGCGGGAAATAGGGAAGTATTTGTATTTGTCAGGATGAGAAAGGAATTATAGGTATATAATGGAATTATATAGCAGAATTGCGGTAAGATAAAGAGAAACGGCATTATGATAAGGAGGCAGGTAGAATGGCTGAAACAGGACAGGTCAGCAATGCTTTTCAAACGTTTATGAAG
Above is a window of Propionispora vibrioides DNA encoding:
- a CDS encoding VOC family protein encodes the protein MRQKLTLITLGVKDLAAASQFYRDGLGWQPSKASQNQIVFFDAGGVGLALYPRDLLAEDATVPSAGSGFTGITLAHNTKNQEEVDQVLARAVQAGATLVKPAQMVFWGGYSGYFADPDGYLWEVAWNPFIEFDENDALIFP